Proteins encoded together in one Entomobacter blattae window:
- a CDS encoding cold-shock protein, with protein sequence MATGTVKWFNTTKGYGFIMPEDGGKDVFVHITAVQAAGLRDLAENQRISYEVVTERGKAAATNLKVL encoded by the coding sequence ATGGCCACAGGCACCGTGAAATGGTTCAATACCACTAAGGGTTACGGTTTTATTATGCCAGAAGATGGCGGCAAAGATGTGTTTGTTCATATCACTGCCGTTCAGGCTGCAGGCTTGCGTGATTTGGCAGAAAATCAACGTATCAGCTATGAAGTTGTTACTGAGCGTGGGAAAGCAGCGGCAACAAACCTGAAGGTTCTGTAA